Within Wyeomyia smithii strain HCP4-BCI-WySm-NY-G18 chromosome 2, ASM2978416v1, whole genome shotgun sequence, the genomic segment AAGATGTTATGAATAGAAGCACAAGTTCACAATACACAGAAAGAtacgattgttttaactttgccttgatgtgtgacagatttggtgtgtctgatagagtagcgtcagcattggcaaccagtcttttcaaagattttgaaatgaaagatcagcatggcgaacctctcatcatggataaatcgaaagttcgtagagaaagagagaaatgcagacgaatagtgctccgcaaaaggtttgatgattccagtttaatagcgttttcattcgacggcagaaaagatgatacttatacgagagaaaaaattgatggtaagtatcatagtaggatggtaaaagaacctcaccttgttattttgagagaaccgaattctcgattgattggttacgcaagactggtagaggaaagtgctgaatacaaaacaacaaaattgaatgaatttttcaacgataaaaacatatctctggatgcattgattggcatatgcactgacggtgagccaacaaacactggcacacacggtggaattatacgaagattcggattgctgctaaaaagaccattgcattggtttgtttgccttctacacttcaacgaacttccgtttcgacatttgtttggggttttggataaatcatccaccactggaccaacatcaacaaccgggaaactaagcaagcaaattgaaaattctgaagctcttccggtgagtcattgctatcactcatttattataattttctaacattttgaatggtgaaatcataataaatttatttaattattatatatttttaggtggtaagcgactttcagagaattgcgttggaaaatatgcctcctgttgcagaacagcacgaatattccaccgattcgcagtacttatacgacatggcacatgcaatttctaatggcgCGGTTTCTGTGGATCTGGCAAACATTAAAccagggaaaattgtacattctcgctggctcaccaaggccgctagattattacgattatatgtgacaatgaaaaaaccacctaaaaatttaagaattctggttgaatttataattaaaggtttatgtgccaatgtattttaatatcaagtattacagctctgtcgtgtacggtagtgtattatttttcaagtacattacttgggcacaatttctggagccaaatttacgcactgttgtcaatcatgtaattaaaaataatccatattttgcacattcggaaaatatcttgctatcaatgttgtttgatgataggaaagtggtgcgcgactctgctatcaagaaaattttacgatatcgagacaatgttgaagacccatcggaacttagagaataaaaaaaaacagatataaacttccattgcttcgattacacgaaaatgatcgatttgactgataaaaataacgtatttgaaccaccattcacgcgaatcattccgtatgaaacattgatagcatgttgaaatgaagatgattcaccatttactgatccgcatattccattacatatacaaggaacggaacaacacgttcaactgctagctagcgtttccaaacgagtaatatcggaaaatgtagaggctgttatggaggcgacattagagagccgtgcgaaattgcccaatgttgaaaccaaaaaagacttcaaacaataattttttagtttctttcctatgttctgatcgaataaatttttaaagagaaaacaaaaatccaaaaacaaaaaaaaacatttttttcctagaaacttcatttgtgcggaaaaataaaagccatttcactgatttttgtcatataaagtgcaaaaaatggtgattttttgatatttttttatatttttgtatgagagaccccctaggggggtcccagggggtaacactagcatgggtgggtcagccctccaaagttagtgggggtcggtcatacatttggactcgattgggtcactctaaatgggtcaaaacaggattttttgaaatttgaccttttgggtacctacacgttagtacaagggacatcagaattcattttagaggtatggtttcttgagaaaagtatcttattttgatccctaaaatccgaaaatcatatgtgcctaagcgatttttaaatcgacccaccctaatatatatatatatatatatatatatatatatatatatatatatatatatatatatatatatatatatatatatatatatatatatatatataaaatgtatgtaaatgtatgtaatgtaatgtatatatatatacatcgttataaataaatgtatatatacgtctttatttttcaattattttagtaTTTAATAATGTTTTTGTATTTCTTAATTGTTTCAGATCTCTGGATCCATTGTATTCCAAAAAAAGGCCAAGTGATATACAGTCGAATAGCGAAAAGAGCTACGAACACTTCCGGTATGGTTATGTTTTGTTGTCCTTTCAAAAGCTATAATCAGGTGACTGGAAACTAATCACCAAAGGTTAACTTAACCCTGTACTCGATCGTCAGTAGAATGTTTCGCTACCCGAACATTGAAAGAATCAAATTGAAGTTAAAACAATTTTAACTGCACTGGTAGAATATTCATATTTAGCCAGCCTAACAAAAAAATTGCTATGTTGCAGTTTGCTTTATTCTGACAATTCTGATACGATGGAAATGAGCTTAGATACTACTTTAGTTATACAGTGTCTTGGTAGCAGTTATGCTTATGAATAATGTGTAGGAATATGAAAGGAAATTGAAAGCTGTTATTGGGTAACGGGGTTGGAAAacggctggacacgtgtaacttgagaccctaatgtggccattcacctctgcccaccaactcctatcccaacctccacgtggtgctgaccggaatacgagtaaccttagcggagatcgggtaaccaacccccggtggaagctatggtcgtatgctgacttggaagggggtcgtacgcggctgtatccccatattagggacggcgtacaacagcgtctgacccggagcgggctactgaattatggaatgctgtatcccgccagctacacctaagatggcagccccatcagcaggatgaaGGTATCGCGACcatggtaaggtagcataccgaaacctttcttcaaccacgaacaacgaatttagaaatacggaacggatcaatcggcaaagacctaggctacgaacacgaaaAAAGATTAAGGCAAACggttggaaattgggtactgggaacgtccgatctcgcaatgaaccggcgcgggctggtttgcttgctcgagaactacagcggcagggaggcCAAATTGCAGTGATTCAGGAGAtttggtggccaaattccggagaaggGGAATTCTGTGCAGTAGActctattgcacgcacttccgcagtaccacatctactacagtggcggcaaagcagcggaacggggcgtcggtttcgtagtgatgggaaatcagaaaacaagagtcatccggtggaggcccgtagatgaccatatatgcgtgttgaggattataAGCAAATTCTTCAACAAGAGTTTAATCAACatctacgcaccgacaaacgacaaatccgatgaagtcaaagatgaatTCTATGACAAGcatgagcgaatctatgacgagtgcccaaaacacgacgtaaaagtcgtcatcggagacgcaaacgcacaggttgagAGGGAGGGATTCTTCTGttcggtcattggaaggcatagttTCCACTCGTCAACTAAtaaaaacggcctgaggctgataaactttgccgcggccaaaGGAATGGCTATATGTTGCTCCTATTTTCcatgtttgaatattcggaaacttGCTCCCAGAttgatcacgtactgattgacggtcggcacttttcggatgttactaatgttaggtcttttcggggccCAAAAATTGACTCCgatcattatctcgtcgtttgtaagatccgtgCACGGTtttcgaacgtgctgaaatctcgcacagagaaaACGACACGTTTCAACATTGGCGTgacagcagaatacgccagaaagctggatcaacgaatcgcagaacagcaggaggaaggagtggaagacataaatgggctgtggagcagcctaatggctggttcgatgccgagtgtcagagagcgacagatgagaagaaccgtgccaggagccgcagagaggtacaggggggcaagagctgccgaaaatagaatccaccgtcggaagaagcgcgagtacgaggagcaggtgctcgccagcgcagagaaCAGCTATGCTCagaacgacgtgcggagattctatagaactgtcaacagagtcagaagcaggaatttacctgtgccggtcatgtgtaatgacaaggacggcaacctgcttactgataaaccgacggttgcagacaggtggaaggagcattttctggcgctattgaatggtgAGGAGCCGAGCAAGAGCacgaacaggatgacgattatgagtgacgaacaagctgtggagccaccaacacaggaagATGTGAAAAAGGTGATCAGTGAGCTGGTAAACGGCAAGACCGCTgtgaaggacggtatcccggccgaacttctagaagcgggaagcgagcggctgtactatgcgatccaccagataatactaaggatctgggcggatgaacaaatgccgaacgactggttggaaggcctcatatgccctatctataagaagggtcatcgattggattgtggcaactatcgaggcataacgttgctcaactccgcatataatgTGCTCTCCAGTATCCTGTTCTTAAGATTGAGATCGTTAACGGAATCgaggaacacggtttccctacgaaactaattaagctgagtcgtatgacgctggagggatcgaaatcgtgcgtgcggatagctggcgaggcatcagccgcgttcgtaacgttggatggactgaagcagggggatgcgcttgTTCCGAGAACCTATAAAACATATAGTTCTAATCTGTTCCACTTTCTCCTCAACCCGTGAGAGGTCGCTCAAGTCAATGCACGTAGACTTCGCAGTCAATGCACAACACACACTAAGTACTGAGGATTACTTGCTAATACAAGATTGAATGAAATCTAATCAATCACAATACCCTTAAGTCATCCATGCAAGGTAGCGTTTACGGGAATAGGTgacttaaaaataaacattgcgATCATTGTGGACTTATATCTATTGCTAGCTATACATACAGTTTATCTCTCCATTCTCACATCTACAATGGTCTTAAATAGTACACGACAGACAAAGTGACACGACGTTAACCGCACTCCGACCGCCGCTCTCGATCTTTTGTCGCGCCATACACGCCCGTGCCGGTTACTCTGGCGCTGAAGGCACCACCATCGTCTCGCACCGCTTCACTGCAGCTTCAGCAGCCGGTACCGTACTGCCCTAGAGTGCCGCCTGCAAGTCGTTGAAAGCGTGAGGCCTCGCGCCCGTTCTCCAGCTATGTTTCACTAAACGAAAATTTCTCACCGGCGTCACTATCCGTTTCACACGGCCACAAGTTCCGGGGTAAGGGTTTTTCACGCGCTTTTTTACAGGTACGCTCGTTGAGGAGGATCACAGGTGAGTATTACAACACCGACCCGCTTGGAACGTCTCTCGAGCTCGATCTGGTGGCCCAAAATTCCCCTGGGATCGCTAGTCTACGCTTGATCACGTTTTGGCCTGCAAATAAAAGGCCCTCTGATGAGGCATTGATCGTTATTTTCGCATTCGGAAGATCCTCGTTGTGGTGCAACTGTACCTGTTGAAAATccctgggatcacgccttccatcgcatgaggaagtaaagccgttggcgccggtccgttaatcaacgggtcatgagttagggtcctggatggagtcgccttcccgggcgtcggtgattggcacaactacagtggcggaactagaccgacggaaaataagcgagaataaaaaaaactgtaccTGTTGAAGGCCTCCTGTGCTTGCCTAATGGTACTCGATCGATGTGCCTGCGCTGATAGTTTTCAATGTGCCCGCGAATCCTGACTAGCAGACCAAATCGCGTTGGATGATGCTATACTTGGACCGTAGTCATAGGGATCGCTTGAGTTGAGCACGTGGTTGACGTGTCGCGGTGTGATCTTTTGCTGCAAGACAAATCTAGCCTCAATTGCGTTGTGTTTTCTTTATTTCGTCATTTTTACCTGCGAGAAGTTGGTTGCCTTTATATTTACAATGACTCTTGCTGGGGCGAGCTCAAGCTTCCAGTGAGATGCCAGTGGTTTCAGGGTTTTTTCTACTCACTTAGGATCGGTCAACCGCACGACCACTTTTGATCCTCTcacttcaggtatatgatcaaacagaaagtgtacacaaagaggactgaaaaatctcaaatgaattttcttttgctCTCAGCAATATTTATatgtcgtgtacgtttatgcctTTGCGACAGTGGTATGAAGTTGCACAATTTATGCGATGTTTTAAATTGACGGTTATGCAAAAACGTTGTGCCAAAACAGCGAAGTTTCACATTTGTGCAATATTCtatattcgaaaaaaatataatatagcGTAGTAGCGAAGGTAAGTGAAACTATCAACAAAAGCTATCTGATGTCCCGTACATGTTGGTTTGGAACACGAACCACAATCAATGCTTATTAAAACCGGGTGTTCGAAACTGTTAATGATGCAATTATTGCGAAGATCTTCCTCTCACGTTTGTATCATGTGTTAGCGACagttatttataaaatttagTTTGAAACTTTACCGTTGTCATAAATCAAATATAAATTTCATCCCGTTATTACATTACATCACATGTTTTATCGATTAACCAAGATCCAAACTCTGAAGGTATATGGGTTTTGGACTCATTGATGCGACATACGATGGAATAAAAATTAGCAGGATGACATTAGGTAAACTTGGATAAGCTTCTGGAGCAACGGATAATGTGGTTGTACGAACGGATAATATGGTTGTACTACTTTGCAAACGGTATTCTCCGCTCCGATATTCTGTACCGCGtgaaaaaacgcaaaaaaagtgAGTAGTTCTGAGTAACTGTCGCAATTCTTACAGCATGTCTTAATtgtgttgtttagctattcacggatttctggttTTTATATATCTGCTGAAAGAGTGTAACTTTCTAAGCAAAagtaattttatatcattgtccttcaatttttgaatgcaaaataaaaaatctaaatcgCATGAATggaaacatccataaatgacgtagcatttgatGAGGAGGGGAGAGGTTTGCAGCTTggtgacgaaatgtgacaatGGGAAGGGAgggggggtcaagccaagctacgcagcaaactaaaaaaaattggatttttgcaAATTGATccttttatcactgttttgtctgtttagggtcGTTTTTAATactttcttctcttttctagttcattcatgatacaatgtatgtttttgatagtaaaatttgtagaaaaaaatcatggAGGAGGATTGTTACAAACCTACATAATTATCTAGAAGGGGAgtctttgtgacgaaatgctacgatgtgGTAGGAGGGaatcaaaaaaaccttaaaaaaagctacgtcatttatgcatgctcccaatgacagttggtacttgggcgaactgttattgtagcgatttcTAGCAGGTTTAGAACTGTTGTAAATCGTAATTTTAAAACCGAAGAAtaacgatagaaatttttttaaaatcatgatttgcttagaaaattcagctcttaaagatgatatataaaactgatacagctgaacaacccaattgtgaATGTCTTGCTCTTTAGCCTAAACAACACAGTTCTATATTTTGCCAAAGCCCGTCGAGCTTGTTGCCGACATGTTGAGCAGGAGTGCGAATGAAATAGCTTGTCACCGGGTCGTTTTACACTTCCTGTTTCACTGATCTTATTTCGAAAAATGCACTTGAAAAAGCCGGTCTTTTTCACACGAAGTTCTATTTCACAAAATCAATATGCGTCGAAGCGAAACTAATTCTGAACATTCTTACATCAAATTGGGATAAGTCTTAAAATGATCTTTCACATTATGTGGATGTAACCAATATCTTCTCTTCA encodes:
- the LOC129720136 gene encoding uncharacterized protein LOC129720136; this encodes MPTMPTYEDPEDTTYVDVPMTVDEDVMNRSTSSQYTERYDCFNFALMCDRFGVSDRVASALATSLFKDFEMKDQHGEPLIMDKSKVRREREKCRRIVLRKRFDDSSLIAFSFDGRKDDTYTREKIDGKYHSRMVKEPHLVILREPNSRLIGYARLVEESAEYKTTKLNEFFNDKNISLDALIGICTDGEPTNTGTHGGIIRRFGLLLKRPLHWFVCLLHFNELPFRHLFGVLDKSSTTGPTSTTGKLSKQIENSEALPVVSDFQRIALENMPPVAEQHEYSTDSQYLYDMAHAISNGAVSVDLANIKPGKIPPTSPTPSSAVFGRIRGFDFLQSRANSPL